The Coleofasciculus sp. FACHB-1120 region AGGTTTCGTTCCACTCATGGCTGTAGTCGTGGGAGCTTTCATTGCGCTGAGGCGTTACTACTCGCTCCTAGTTGAAAATTTCCAAATCCAAAAGAACACTAAAAATCAACTGGCTCAGGCTCAGGCTGAGTTGGAAAGAGCGAACGCCAATTTGGAAGTTTTGACAGATCGGGGCAAAAACTTATTGCAGACGAATCAACAATTGGAAAGGGAAATTATTGATCGCAAACAGGCACAAAAAGCAACAGCATACACTCAAAGCTTATTAAATTCCATCGTAGAAAATCTGCCAATTGGGATTTTTATTAAAGAAGTGAATGAATTGCGATTTGTATTCTGGAACAAAGCCAACGAGGAACTCACTGGTTATTCTCCGGAAGAAGTGTTAGGCAAGAACGACTATGGCATTTTCCCGCCAGAGCAAGCTGATTTCTTCACAAGTCGCGATCGCGAAGTGTTGGCATCTGGGAAACTTCTGGAGATTCTGGAAGAGCCAATCCAGACAAAACATCAAGGTTTGAGGATTCTGCACACTAAAAAAATCCCGATTTTCGACGAATCGGGAATTCCCCAATATTTGTTAGGCATTTCCGAAGATATCACCGAGCGCAAGCAAGCGCTGGAGGCTTTAGGAGAATCGGAAGCTGCCCAAAGCAGCGCGATCGCAGCTCTGCAACAACAAGCAATCCAGATGAAAAAAGCGATGCAGGCGTTGCAAAGTAGTCAATCTCAACTGGTTCAGAACGAAAAAATGTCCAGTCTGGGGCAGCTAGTTGCGGGTGTTGCTCACGAAATTAATAATCCAGTCAGCTTTATTTACGGCAATCTCGCTTACGCAGAGCAATACACCCAAAATTTGCTGCACCTTCTACAACTTTACCAGCGTTATTATCCCGATCTAGTCCCAGAAATCGAAGCGTATAAGGAAAATATCGATCTAACTTTTGTCATAGAAGACCTATCGAAGATACTCTCTTCCATGAAGCTAGGAGCAGATCGTATTCGCCAGATTGTTCTGAGTTTGCGGAATTTTTCTCGGCTCGATCAAGCAGAAATGAAGGAGGTCGATATTCATGAGGGGTTAGATAGTACGCTGCTGATTTTACAGCATCGAATGAAAGCAAAGGGGGGAAATCAGGGAATTGAGCTGATCAAAGAGTACGGCGATCTCCCGCTTGTGGAGTGTCATGCTGGACAGATGAACCAGGTGTTTATGAATATCCTCAACAATGCGATTGATGTTTTGGAGGAGTACAGCTATCAGCACTTAGCGATCGCAACCATTGAGAATTTGCATACACACTGTCTTCCGCACTCTCTTCCGCTAGGTCAAACTCCCCCCATTCCCAATGTCCAAGCGCCAGTTGCTTCAATTAGAATTCGCACGGAGGTTGTCGAAATTGATGGCAGTCCTCAGGTAGTGATTCGGATTCGAGATAATGGGTCTGGCATCCCTCCAGAGGCGATGGCACGACTATTTGACCCTTTCTTCACGACTAAACCTGTTGGCAAGGGGACAGGCTTGGGTTTATCCATTAGCCATCAAATTGTGGTCGAGAAGCACGGTGGGATTCTAACGTGTTCTTCAGAACCCGGACAAGGAACAGAGTTTTGCATTGAAATCCCGATTGTTCATCGTCGAGCGCGAACCTGTCAGGAAGCCGAAACTTAATGTAACGTAATATTAAGTCTCGGAAGAGCGAATCCTCGTTCTCAATTCATGCCAAGCCGTCATGTTGTCGTTATCGGTGCTGGAATTGGTGGTCTCACTACTGGGGCATTACTGGCTCGTCGAGGCTACCCAGTCTTAGTTTTGGATCAAGCTCTGGTGCCTGGTGGATGTGCTTCCACGTTTAAACGCAAAGGATTTACCTTTGATGTGGGAGCGACTCAGGTAGCTGGACTAGAACCGGGGGGGATTCATCATCGGATTTTTCGAGAACTAGAAATTGAAATCCCAGCGGCGACGCCTTGCGATCCAGCTTGTGCGGTGTATCTACCGGGAGAAACCGAACCAATTAACGTATGGCGCGATCCCCAAAAGTGGAAGGAGGAGCGTCAGCGGCAGTTTCCCGGAAGCGAACCATTTTGGGAGCTGTTGGCGACTTTATTCCGGGCGAGTTGGGCGTTTCAATCGCGCGATCCGGTGCTACCGCCGCGAAATTTATGGGACTTATGGCAGCTGGTATCGGCGGTTCGTCCTGATACGTTGATTACTTTGCCCTACACTTTTTTGACAGTGGGAGACGCTTTGCGGGGGTATGGATTGGGCGATAATCAGCGTCTGAGAACGTTTCTGGATTTGCAGCTCAAGCTTTATTCTCAGGTAGATGCAGAGGAAACGGCTCTACTCTATGCAGCGACTGCGTTGAGTGTTTCCCAGGAGCCGCAGGGACTATTTCATCTCAAAGGCAGTATGCAGGTGTTGAGCGATCGCCTAGTCTCCTCTTTAGAGCGAGATGGTGGCAAGCTGTTGATGCGCCACACCGTTGAACGTATCCACACCACAAATGGCAAAGCCACTGGTGTCGTCATTCGCAATCAAAAGACCGGCGTTGTCTGGACAGAACCCGCCGACCACGTTGTTGCCAATGTCACCGCGCAAAATCTGGTGCAGCTGTTGGAATTGGAAGCAGAGAAACCAGAGAGTGCCAATTCTCCATCCAAAATCCAAAATCGATATCGTCGTCGAGTCGATAAATTGCCCCCATCGTCGGGAGCTTTTGTGGTGTATCTAGGTGTCGATCGAAGTGCGATTCCTTCAGGATGTCCGCCTCATTTGCAGTTTCTCTACGATTATGATGGCCCGATTGGGGAAAATAACTCTCTATTTGTCTCCGTGAGCCACGCCGGAGATGGTCGCGCACCAGAAGGCAAAGCAACTATCATCGCCTCTTCCTTTGTTGACACTCGAAATTGGTGGCAATCTGAGGATTATGAACAGCTAAAGCAACAATATACCGAGGAAGCGATCGCTCGCCTGAGTCAATTTTTTCACTTGACACCAGAAACTATCGTCCATCAAGAAGCCGCCACACCCCGCACCTTTGCCCGCTTCACAGCACGCGATCGCGGGATTGTCGGCGGAATTGGTCAGCGAGTTTCTACCTTTGGTCCCTTTGGCTTTGCCAATCGCACACCCGTGAATCATTTGTGGCTAGTGGGAGATTCCACCCATCCCGGCGAAGGAACCGCAGGCGTCAGCTACTCCGCTCTCACCGTGGTGCGCCAAATCGAAAATGCCAAGAATTGATTCAGATGCAAGTGTTACAAAGATAGCAATCCTATTTGAGTTGTGAGCCAGCCCTTGAGATCCCCGACTTCTTTCTCGAAGCCGGGGATCTCGCGTTTACGAATTATTTAGGACTGGATCTAAGTGTTATTAATATGCGCTGATTAATATGCGCGGTAATTCTGTTTGAAGCTTACAGAAAACCAGAATACCTCGGCTAAGTTAAAGGCATACTGGTTTTCTGTAAGGCAATCAGCGACGTAAAACTCAATCGGATTCGACAATCGACCCGCTATTAAACGCCACCCTTTTTTAGCCCTCGTTACGAGTACCGCCCTGTTGTGGTGTGCTTAGCTCCAATAAATCCGGTGTAACAATAAAGCCAAAGTACACTGCGATCGCGGCGGTGACTGCATGAAGCCAGACATCATTGCCAAAGATTGGGATCAAGCCCAAAGTTGACTGGGTAGCTGGAAAAAGCCCCATTAGCGTTAGTACCCCATAAAAAATTCCCAGGACTCCACTATAGAGGCGAGAACTGTCTAAGGCGATGGATGCAAAAATTCCCAGCAGTCCTACGACAAGGTGAACAACATTATGTAAGACATTGATGGGGAATAACCCCAGCAAGTAACCGTATCCACTTGTGTATCCAAGACCCGCCATATCAGGCGTAACTGTAGGCGCTTTCACAAAGGCTGGAATAAATCCCATTACACCACACAGGAAAAAGAAAATGCCGACAATTAACGCAAATTTTTGCGTTGATTTCATTCCTTTCATCATTAAATTTCCGTACAAAGTTTGATTTTAATCTAAGCAGTATTAGCAGCTCTTTCGCCTTTCCTAAGGAAGAGGTGTTGAATCTGCCCAGAGAAAGGGTTTATTGTTAAAGGCGAACGTAATCGATCATACAACTGTAGCAAATTTAGACTACTAACCTAGACAGAGCGCTTGTCCCGTCTTAATTTCAGTAATTTTTTGTAAAGATGGATACAAAGAGGAGCGGTTAGCAATCAATTAACGCGAATATTAAGCGAAGTATACCCTTCACCACAATTAGGTAATTCTCGTTATTGAGGCGGTTAAGGTAGATAAAAATAGCAGCACTGCTAACGATTAAACCTACTCCGAAGGTCAAAAGAATATGCGTAGATTGGGAAGACGAGTGAGATCCGTGCAGGCTGCGCTAAAACCACAATTAATCCGGCAACTCAAAGCTGAAAAAGCTAGACTACTACGCCAATATCATAATTTGCTGGCTAACCCATTAATCGCTGACGTTGTTGTTAATTCCCGCAATATCACCAAATGCAAAGCTGCTGAAGCTGCACTGAATCAGGCAAACGAAGCCTTAGAAATTCGCGTTGAGGAACGTACCATTGCATTAACAGAAACCAATAATCAATTGCGGCAAGAAATTATCGAAGGCAAACAAGCTCTGGATGGGTTGAGAGAAAGTGAAGAACGGTTCCGTTGTTTGAGTAGCTACTCGCCAGTGGGGATTTTTTTGACAAATATGGAGGGTTGCTGCACCTACACAAATCCCCGCTGTCAAGCCATCTGTGGCTTCACCTTAGAGGAGAGTTTGCAAGAAGGGTGGTTGCAGTTTGTTCACCCAGGCGATCGCGATCGCGTCTTTGCAGATTGGTTGGCACATACTGCTGAACAGAGAGAATACTCTGACGAGTTTCGCTTTCAAACTAAAGAA contains the following coding sequences:
- a CDS encoding ATP-binding protein; the encoded protein is MLSVLSGSTNTIIAAGYYTTAFLIYRGFLRGQHLLSNPLILVTLAIFFSCAVEHSVQLLKLVFGGQNGSPMILTIQGGFVPLMAVVVGAFIALRRYYSLLVENFQIQKNTKNQLAQAQAELERANANLEVLTDRGKNLLQTNQQLEREIIDRKQAQKATAYTQSLLNSIVENLPIGIFIKEVNELRFVFWNKANEELTGYSPEEVLGKNDYGIFPPEQADFFTSRDREVLASGKLLEILEEPIQTKHQGLRILHTKKIPIFDESGIPQYLLGISEDITERKQALEALGESEAAQSSAIAALQQQAIQMKKAMQALQSSQSQLVQNEKMSSLGQLVAGVAHEINNPVSFIYGNLAYAEQYTQNLLHLLQLYQRYYPDLVPEIEAYKENIDLTFVIEDLSKILSSMKLGADRIRQIVLSLRNFSRLDQAEMKEVDIHEGLDSTLLILQHRMKAKGGNQGIELIKEYGDLPLVECHAGQMNQVFMNILNNAIDVLEEYSYQHLAIATIENLHTHCLPHSLPLGQTPPIPNVQAPVASIRIRTEVVEIDGSPQVVIRIRDNGSGIPPEAMARLFDPFFTTKPVGKGTGLGLSISHQIVVEKHGGILTCSSEPGQGTEFCIEIPIVHRRARTCQEAET
- the crtD gene encoding C-3',4' desaturase CrtD, producing the protein MPSRHVVVIGAGIGGLTTGALLARRGYPVLVLDQALVPGGCASTFKRKGFTFDVGATQVAGLEPGGIHHRIFRELEIEIPAATPCDPACAVYLPGETEPINVWRDPQKWKEERQRQFPGSEPFWELLATLFRASWAFQSRDPVLPPRNLWDLWQLVSAVRPDTLITLPYTFLTVGDALRGYGLGDNQRLRTFLDLQLKLYSQVDAEETALLYAATALSVSQEPQGLFHLKGSMQVLSDRLVSSLERDGGKLLMRHTVERIHTTNGKATGVVIRNQKTGVVWTEPADHVVANVTAQNLVQLLELEAEKPESANSPSKIQNRYRRRVDKLPPSSGAFVVYLGVDRSAIPSGCPPHLQFLYDYDGPIGENNSLFVSVSHAGDGRAPEGKATIIASSFVDTRNWWQSEDYEQLKQQYTEEAIARLSQFFHLTPETIVHQEAATPRTFARFTARDRGIVGGIGQRVSTFGPFGFANRTPVNHLWLVGDSTHPGEGTAGVSYSALTVVRQIENAKN
- a CDS encoding DUF4383 domain-containing protein → MKSTQKFALIVGIFFFLCGVMGFIPAFVKAPTVTPDMAGLGYTSGYGYLLGLFPINVLHNVVHLVVGLLGIFASIALDSSRLYSGVLGIFYGVLTLMGLFPATQSTLGLIPIFGNDVWLHAVTAAIAVYFGFIVTPDLLELSTPQQGGTRNEG